Proteins from a single region of Nerophis ophidion isolate RoL-2023_Sa linkage group LG10, RoL_Noph_v1.0, whole genome shotgun sequence:
- the ehbp1l1a gene encoding uncharacterized protein ehbp1l1a isoform X2, translating into MQKKGRESFPESAKKEHMYVSEVELDSLSCKAAKLQPAVTVKEPNMVQLHSSLFQYSMIPGIPSIHQSVEALVAWSATDMNVLVQPLPSKRLPLIIYSDCDSDTNMIKLMVAMLPTSQRTIAASNSGMASLLSGCPEDTVIAGMPCKRSVSAHEDSWLCLNKSISHKPRRPKCVVHPQHSWKALTGGTAMVHMLSSCPNKACTYGLPSVPCGSASMVNFVTTFPRKCKIIGFPSKDPSIHVESKAWRLDNSLCEQLSRKASVVIPEFKVTRFPCPDNAKLLPSCPHKARIVGFPSAHHTYAMNHLLPTYPRQSSVSGIPSGFHSGSQWNVDKSSIWEKILEKPGTISSIQKYTISLKNEALHALMVSMLPSCPKYSTVYGIPIKVDKRQEDTTNMFKSNNTFLKHTQIPGLSVKEIALEEGNSWNVNTGSLCKKNVIRQLKFVSPLSPLDKMSSNNGERMLSKFPSCPQEARSFGFPTAERQHNENMVYMLSCCPTWSKIAGFPSKEVTTAVHNIATLWEMFSKLQHCTPKKISRTILSLQPTADWMRSPKEMLPNMVNILPTCPKKSSVMGMPSINAHCLVQELPIPIEIESPPGTIKDEHGLMKVRVEEQVTALNAGMPPLTTEMLACATYRDDSGVLLQPASQMDIDASVLPSSHMTSCGHNMQEEYALCEHLAKPSTAKRKMGINEDIVHPLPSLSHTDEKVIPKFSKNYTNLNQSDVVEQMELTPNVPCLMKTVIEYQPAILLGTYPKTTEIPGMPSKLGFTNKVWPIQKWQHWAKISKKRDEEVFQPYAYKDIKKNKEMVLLVPTCPAKARHPGFPYVKQHESIVDLYPCCPRVSSIAGTPSLCQANDRSWLSQPTTLLEKTTRTVMVKDFPIKDVIESMVLSTLACPKQACIFGIPSALTPTIMFSGLSEINILPSCASTSSVAGWPSLLTADSKDWDPKGISHSLWKRAHFLESGLLQEKSNLLKYLKVDISLLQCCSRKSCIPGFPSAQKVTLTDSNMVSLARSCPKTSEIAGFPSLDHPEECIVNREQLFKPRMCEKHLLLMRSFPKDKINMKTMYFLVPSCPKKAQTPGFPSHPNPPNAYCAPNMISLYTLCCHVSNIAGFASVYGSDNNRWLIEKVALPKRAPRMALIRDITNDYKKQMKSMVFLVPTCPKVSSITGLPSNPHTSVVHFGPNIVNLIPLCPIVSTILGFSSIEKTNEERWVFEQGSLVHKLQKNMVLEINSLPVHLAKVNMFAIAPSCPPVSRIEGFPSVPQSKANMISLRACCPKASCAKGFASITTGPVTRWVNETKPIVITTNREKAEHIFNLSGHKNSQNNKVRMLTSCPKKAIVHGFPSAHIVNKAPDMMSLYTLAPCVSRVPGFPSARMLSFDVRTHNHSSILLVEQKNEKKRITIASYASESHNYRPEKIMQMLSLASSSPHHTRIHGCPSNSILDSTWRESGHEENESYEETQRVAYEERFRGTTSQSMGSLYANGITKGVKTQQKQIDTSEPEGISGWEVLELEGTLTGKQTESSLSAREDDTSGLVHAIVGVLNKGYETVASMLGPSSSAVDESPLQRKALTVMPSHDEVSQQCFVDTRSTHELVPVYGHFEDCGPCPSAEKPLRNEVVPPSPSAHSDDGFLMCVTMKELPPLTEENLAGMSVEDRIKNNQCSTNDHDLPVSTECLLVSHQTASDLPTLSKLDIGSQKASCDENTLHPSLSPLLAGILNDATSDDENFCTVISQMNTTVEDIQQRECEIERPEHKQKMDGLSEVVQTQSRAITSTPPATYFSVSSGRSPPVDLAECVHQQQFDIESVDGSLPQKRVPSKPVRRKDSVTTETANNEVLPTTLGNIKQGYCESDVLQTDTEKEEITPSVQGQGSFSSKNKELQYVAPKQEQLYIKQHESFSIIKMIGLKQSGRKCQPIPKPRARKCLSGFFSNDITLADHGKPQATGDEAYKSKAEVSVVHLRKSRPQEVDSTSGPSIFPIPKPRIKNRLSASFSDETTLSSSFDAAADISGRQLDLDQHDQSRWPVPLPRAKKCTPPAETLCPSSASEASTKKASVVGSTLHDPKYVFTFKEGRGEEYQHTVSGVVHGCKPSMNISSLTSSEDDILHHKDSESVKSKKKVKTEDFVSVHVDRDTLHLRDSNAEQILTPAKLQDGSASPENVSGTPSLVKSSQSLLEWCKEITQGHKGLRITNFSTSWRNGLAFCAILHHFHPEKINYELLDPYDIKHNNKKVFHI; encoded by the exons ATGCAAAAGAAAGGACGTGAAAGTTTTCCTGAAAGTGCAAAGAAAGAACATATGTATGTATCCGAGGTTGAACTTGATTCTCTCTCTTGTAAAGCAGCCAAGTTACAGCCTGCAGTGACCGTGAAGGAGCCAAATATGGTACAATTGCACTCAAGTCTCTTTCAATATTCAATGATTCCTGgcattccatccattcatcagtCAGTGGAAGCTCTTGTAGCATGGTCTGCTACTGATATGAATGTATTGGTCCAGCCATTACCCAGCAAGAGACTGCCTTTGATAATCTATTCAGACTGTGATAGTGACACAAATATGATCAAACTAATGGTGGCCATGTTGCCAACAAGTCAGAGAACTATTGCTGCAAGCAATTCTGGTATGGCAAGTCTTCTATCTGGGTGTCCAGAAGACACAGTGATTGCAGGTATGCCATGTAAACGAAGTGTCAGTGCTCATGAAGACAGCTGGCTATGTTTAAACAAGTCAATTTCACACAAACCAAGGAGGCCTAAATGTGTTGTACACCCGCAACATTCATGGAAGGCATTGACAGGAGGCACAGCCATGGTACACATGTTATCTTCTTGTCCTAACAAGGCTTGTACCTATGGTCTACCTTCTGTTCCATGTGGCAGTGCCAGCATGGTTAACTTTGTGACTACTTTTCCAAGAAAATGCAAAATTATTGGTTTTCCTTCCAAggatccatccattcatgttgaAAGTAAAGCTTGGAGATTGGATAATAGTTTGTGTGAGCAGCTCTCAAGAAAGGCAAGTGTGGTGATTCCAGAGTTTAAGGTGACCAGGTTCCCATgcccagacaatgccaagctgtTGCCGTCTTGCCCTCACAAAGCCAGAATAGTTGGCTTTCCATCAGCGCATCACACATATGCTATGAACCATCTGCTTCCAACATATCCAAGACAATCAAGTGTCAGTGGTATTCCCTCCGGATTCCACAGTGGGTCTCAATGGAATGTTGACAAGAGTTCAATTTGGGAAAAAATATTGGAAAAGCCAGGAACGATTTCATCAATACAAAAGTATACGATATCTTTAAAAAATGAAGCACTTCATGCATTGATGGTATCAATGCTGCCCTCTTGTCCCAAATACTCTACAGTTTATGGAATTCCCATTAAGGTTGACAAAAGACAAGAAGACACTACCAACATGTTTAAATCCAATAACACTTTCCTAAAACATACTCAGATTCCAGGTTTGTCAGTAAAGGAAATTGCATTAGAAGAAGGTAACAGTTGGAATGTGAACACAGGGTCACtctgtaaaaaaaatgtcattaggCAGTTGAAATTTGTCTCTCCACTTTCTCCACTGGATAAGATGTCTTCCAACAATGGAGAACGGATGCTCTCTAAGTTTCCATCCTGTCCCCAAGAAGCACGCAGCTTTGGATTCCCCACTGCAGAGCGCCAACACAATGAGAACATGGTGTATATGCTGTCATGTTGCCCAACATGGTCAAAGATTGCAGGATTCCCCTCAAAAGAGGTGACAACTGCTGTTCACAACATCGCCACTCTCTGGGAAATGTTTTCGAAACTGCAACATTGTACACCTAAAAAAATATCAAGGACAATCCTTTCCCTCCAACCTACTGCTGACTGGATGCGATCCCCAAAGGAAATGCTTCCAAATATGGTCAATATTTTGCCAACTTGTCCAAAGAAATCTTCTGTCATGGGGATGCCATCAATAAATGCACACTGTTTAGTACAAGAACTTCCAATACCTATTGAAATTGAATCACCTCCGGGGACGATTAAAGATGAACACGGTTTGATGAAGGTGCGAGTTGAGGAACAAGTAACTGCTCTAAACGCAGG AATGCCACCTTTAACCACTGAAATGTTGGCCTGTGCCACATACAG AGATGACAGTGGGGTTTTACTGCAGCCGGCTTCCCAAATGGATATTGATGCATCAGTATTACCATCCAGCCACATGACTAGTTGTGGACATAATATGCAAGAAGAATATGCTCTATGTGAGCATCTAGCAAAACCATCAACAGCCAAAAGAAAAATGGGAATAAATGAAGACATTGTTCATCCACTTCCATCTTTGTCTCACACTGATGAAAAAGTGATCCCTAAGTTCTCAAAGAATTATACAAATCTGAATCAATCAGATGTTGTTGAACAAATGGAACTGACTCCAAATGTTCCATGTTTGATGAAGACTGTGATAGAGTACCAACCAGCCATTCTCCTGGGGACTTACCCCAAGACAACAGAGATCCCCGGCATGCCGTCAAAGCTGGGCTTTACAAACAAAGTGTGGCCAATCCAAAAGTGGCAACATTGGGCAAAAATATCTAAAAAGCGGGATGAGGAAGTTTTCCAGCCATATGCATACAAAgacattaaaaagaataaggaaATGGTTTTACTGGTGCCAACTTGTCCTGCAAAAGCCAGACATCCTGGATTCCCATATGTAAAACAACATGAAAGTATTGTGGATCTTTACCCCTGTTGCCCAAGAGTTTCCTCTATCGCTGGTACACCATCTCTTTGTCAGGCCAATGATAGATCTTGGTTATCTCAGCCTACGACACTTTTGGAGAAGACCACCAGGACTGTGATGGTGAAAGATTTTCCTATCAAAGATGTAATTGAATCCATGGTATTATCAACCCTAGCTTGTCCAAAACAGGCTTGTATTTTTGGGATTCCATCTGCTTTGACACCTACTATAATGTTTAGTGGCTTGAGTGAGATCAACATTCTTCCATCCTGTGCATCGACTTCCAGCGTGGCTGGTTGGCCGTCTTTGCTTACAGCTGACAGCAAAGACTGGGATCCAAAAGGAATAAGTCATTCTTTATGGAAGAGAGCACATTTTTTGGAGTCTGGCTTATTACAAGAGAAAAGCAACTTACTAAAATATCTGAAAGTAGACATTTCTCTTCTCCAGTGTTGCTCAAGAAAATCCTGCATCCCTGGTTTTCCTTCTGCGCAAAAAGTCACACTAACTGACTCAAACATGGTTAGTCTTGCAAGATCATGCCCCAAAACATCAGAAATAGCAGGATTTCCTTCATTGGATCATCCAGAAGAATGCATAGTTAACCGAGAGCAACTCTTTAAACCAAGAATGTGTGAAAAGCATTTGCTGTTGATGAGAAGCTTTCCCAAGGACAAGATAAATATGAAAACAATGTATTTCCTTGTGCCATCCTGTCCAAAAAAGGCACAGACACCAGGATTTCCTTCTCATCCAAATCCACCAAATGCATATTGTGCTCCCAATATGATCAGCCTTTACACGCTGTGCTGTCATGTTTCAAACATAGCTGGATTTGCATCAGTGTATGGAAGTGACAATAACAGGTGGTTGATTGAAAAGGTGGCACTGCCAAAGAGGGCACCCAGGATGGCCCTAATACGTGACATAACAAATGACTACAAGAAGCAAATGAAAAGTATGGTTTTCCTTGTACCTACCTGTCCTAAAGTATCATCTATAACTGGCCTTCCATCTAATCCACATACTAGTGTTGTGCATTTTGGACCAAATATTGTTAACCTCATTCCTCTGTGCCCAATAGTTTCCACCATTCTTGGATTCTCCTCAATTGAAAAGACAAATGAAGAAAGATGGGTCTTTGAACAGGGTTCATTGGTGCACAAACTGCAAAAGAATATGGTTTTAGAGATTAACAGCTTGCCAGTTCACCTCGCTAAAGTCAACATGTTTGCCATTGCACCGTCTTGTCCCCCAGTTTCAAGGATCGAAGGATTTCCATCAGTACCTCAAAGCAAAGCCAATATGATCAGTTTGCGAGCTTGCTGCCCAAAGGCTTCATGCGCAAAAGGATTTGCATCCATCACTACCGGCCCAGTGACAAGGTGGGTGAATGAAACCAAGCCCATAGTAATCACAACTAACAGGGAAAAGGCAGAGCACATTTTTAATCTTTCTGGACACAAAAACAGCCAGAACAACAAAGTGAGAATGCTCACTTCGTGCCCTAAAAAGGCCATAGTCCATGGCTTTCCATCTGCTCATATAGTTAACAAAGCACCAGATATGATGAGCTTATACACATTAGCTCCATGCGTTTCTCGTGTCCCAGGATTCCCATCAGCTAGGATGCTTAGCTTTGACGTTCGTACACATAACCATTCTTCCATTTTGTTAGTGGAGCAGAAGAATGAGAAAAAGAGGATTACCATTGCCAGTTATGCATCAGAAAGTCATAATTATAGACCAGAGAAAATTATGCAAATGCTATCACTAGCTTCATCAAGTCCACATCACACTAGAATTCATGGCTGTCCCAGTAACTCCATCTTGGATTCAACATGGAGGGAAAGTGGACATGAAGAAAATGAGTCATACGAAGAAACCCAACGTGTTGCATATG AGGAAAGATTCCGAGGCACTACAAGTCAAAGCATGGGTTCATTATATGCTAACGG CATCACAAAAGGAGtaaaaacacaacagaaacaaataGATACATCAGAGCCAGAGGGAATCTCAGGCTGGGAAGTATTGGAGCTAGAAGGAACATTGACTGGAAAACAGACAGAATCTTCCTTATCAGCCAGAGAGGATGATACTTCAGGATTAGTACACGCTATTGTGGGTGTTCTCAATAAAGG TTATGAAACCGTAGCGTCCATGTTGGGGCCGTCCAGCTCTGCTGTGGATGAAAGTCCTCTACAAAGGAAAGCTTTGACTGTGATGCCTTCGCATGATGAGGTGTCACAACAGTGTTTTGTCGACACAAGAAGCACACATGAGCTTGTTCCTGTTTATGGCCACTTTGAGGACTGTGGACCATGTCCTTCTGCTGAGAAACCACTACGAAATGAAGTGGTGCCTCCATCACCAAGTGCACACAGTGATGATGGCTTTTTGATGTGTGTAACTATGAAGGAATTGCCACCATTGACTGAGGAAAACTTGGCTGGGATGTCAGTGGAGGATAGAATTAAAAACAATCAATGTTCTACAAATGACCACGACTTACCAGTGTCCACTGAATGTCTGTTAGTCAGTCACCAGACTGCTAGTGATCTTCCAACACTGTCCAAACTGGATATAGG CTCTCAAAAAGCAAGTTGTGATGAAAACACCCTACATCCTTCATTAAGTCCATTATTGGCTGGAATTCTCAATGACGCAACCTCAGATGATGAGAATTTTTGTACAGTTATTTCTCAGATGAACACAACTGTGGAAGACATTCAACAAAGAGAGTGTGAAATAGAACGGCCAGAGCAcaagcagaaaatggatggtctGTCGGAGGTTGTTCAAACCCAGTCTCGTGCAATAACATCCACACCACCCGCCACATACTTTTCTGTTTCTTCTGGTAGAAGCCCACCTGTAGATTTGGCTGAATGTGTCCATCAACAACAATTTGATATTGAAAGTGTTGACGGTAGTTTGCCTCAGAAAAGGGTCCCAAGCAAGCCTGTGAGAAGAAAAGACAGTGTCACCACTGAAACAGCTAACAATGAAGTGCTTCCTACTACACTTGGAAACATCAAACAAGGTTATTGTGAATCGGATGTCCTACAGACAGACACAGAAAAGGAAGAGATTACTCCATCTGTCCAGGGTCAAGGGTCTTTCTCTTCCAAAAATAAGGAACTTCAATACGTCGCACCAAAACAAGAGCAGCTTTATATCAAGCAACATGAGTCCTTCTCCATCATCAAAATGATTGGTCTTAAACAAAGTGGCAGGAAATGTCAACCCATCCCAAAGCCTCGTGCCAGGAAATGTTTGAGTGGCTTTTTCTCAAATGACATCACATTAGCAGATCATGGAAAACCTCAGGCTACAGGAGATGAAGCCTATAAATCAAAAGCGGAAGTGTCAGTGGTGCACTTGAGGAAAAGCAGACCACAAGAAGTAGACAGTACATCAGGACCCTCAATATTTCCTATACCAAAACCAAGGATCAAGAATCGTCTTAGTGCTTCATTTTCAGATGAGACGACACTTTCTTCCTCGTTCGACGCAGCGGCTGACATCTCTGGAAGACAACTTGACCTAGACCAACACGACCAGTCAAGATGGCCTGTTCCGCTGCCCAGAGCTAAAAAATGCACACCACCTGCAGAAACCTTGTGTCCCTCATCAGCTTCTGAAGCCTCAACAAAGAAAGCAAGTGTAGTTGGATCAACATTGCATGATCCAAAATATGTGTTTACATTTAAAGAGGGGCGTGGAGAAGAATACCAACATACTGTCTCTGGTGTGGTCCATGGCTGCAAGCCAAGCATGAACATCTCTTCGTTGACCTCCTCTGAGGATGACATATTGCACCATAAAGACAGTGAGTCAGTTAAGTCCAAGAAAAAAGTGAAGACTGAAGACTTTGTGTCTGTACATGTTGATAG ggaCACTTTGCACTTAAGGGACAGCAATGCAGAACAAATTTTGACTCCAGCAAAACTTCAGGATGGCTCGGCCTCTCCAGAA AATGTTTCTGGCACTCCTAGCTTGGTAAAATCCAGTCAGTCTCTACTGGAGTGGTGCAAGGAAATCACTCAGGGTCACAAAGGGCTAAGGATCACCAACTTCAGCACCTCGTGGAGGAATGGTCTGGCTTTCTGTGCCATTTTGCATCACTTTCACCCTGAGAAGAT TAATTATGAACTACTAGACCCATATGACatcaagcacaacaacaaaaaggtGTTTCATATTTGA